In Pangasianodon hypophthalmus isolate fPanHyp1 chromosome 3, fPanHyp1.pri, whole genome shotgun sequence, a single genomic region encodes these proteins:
- the LOC113545539 gene encoding core histone macro-H2A.2 — translation MSARGGKKKTTKLSRSARAGVIFPVGRMMRYLRTGTHKYRIGMGAPVYMAAVIEYLAAEILELAGNAARDNKKGRITPRHIKLAVANDEELNQLLRGVTISNGGVLPRIHPELLSKKRGGRVKVDSQMTAPEKTDKEVKSSKRSSKKGRGKPGRKPRKSAENDKDGTNSTMEDGPGEGFTVLAAKSLFLGQKLSLAESDISKIGTIKVEGIINPTNAEIDLKDGIGNALEKAGGKDFLEAVKELRKTQGPLEVASVAVSQASGMAARFIIHCNVPQWGSEKCEDQLEKTVKNCLSAAEEKKLKSVAFPSLPTGRNGFPKQTAAQLILKAISNHFVSATTSSLKNIYFVMFDSESIGIYLQEMTKMDVK, via the exons atgtcagccagaggaggaaaaaaaaagaccaccAAGCTGTCACGCTCGGCCCGGGCTGGCGTTATCTTTCCTGTAGGGAGGATGATGAGGTACTTACGCACAGGCACTCATAAATATCGCATCGGTATGGGCGCTCCTGTCTACATGGCAGCCGTCATTGAGTACCTGGCAG CTGAAATTTTGGAACTAGCTGGTAATGCGGCCAGAGACAACAAAAAAGGACGAATTACTCCACGGCACATCAAGTTAGCAGTGGCTAATGATGAAGAGCTTAACCAG CTACTCAGAGGGGTTACCATATCAAACGGAGGCGTCCTGCCCCGTATCCACCCTGAGCTGCTCTCCAAgaagagaggagggagagtgaagGTGGACTCTCAGATGACGGCACCAGAGAAGACAGACAAAGAGGTCAAGAGCAGCAAGAGGTCCTCCAAAAAGGGCCGAGGAAAACCAGGCCGTAAACCAAGG AAGAGTGCAGAGAATGACAAAGATGGAACCAACAGCACAATGGAAGATGGACCAGGAGAAGGATTCACTGTTCTCGCAGCAAAGAGTTTGTTCCTTGGACAGAAG CTGTCTCTTGCAGAGAGTGACATAAGCAAAATTGGAACCATCAAAGTTGAGGGAATTATTAATCCCACAAATGCAGAGATTGATCTGAAGGATGGAATCG GTAATGCACTGGAGAAGGCTGGAGGGAAAGATTTCCTGGAAGCTGTAAAAGAACTGCGGAAAACACAAGGCCCCTTGGAGGTTGCGTCAG TTGCAGTTAGCCAGGCCAGTGGGATGGCAGCACGTTTCATCATCCACTGCAATGTCCCTCAGTGGGGCTCTGAGAAGTGTGAGGATCAGCTGGAGAAGACCGTGAAGAACTGCCTGTCTGCTGCAGAGGAGAAGAAGCTCAAATCTGTGGCCTTCCCTTCTCTACCTACTGGAAG GAATGGTTTCCCAAAGCAAACTGCAGCCCAGCTGATACTGAAGGCCATTTCAAACCATTTTGTTTCAGCAACCACATCCTCACTGAAGAACATTTACTTTGTGATGTTTGACAGTGAGAGCATTGGGATTTATCTGCAGGAAATGACCAAGATGGATGTCAAGTGA